A window from Mixophyes fleayi isolate aMixFle1 chromosome 12, aMixFle1.hap1, whole genome shotgun sequence encodes these proteins:
- the SLC8A3 gene encoding sodium/calcium exchanger 3 isoform X8 — translation MIGQKALLLNQAADLVERKLSMEEEEAKRIAEMGKPILGEHPKLEVIIEESYEFKSTVDKLIKKTNLALVVGTHSWRDQFMEAITVSAAGDEDEDESGEERLPSCFDYVMHFLTVFWKVLFACVPPTEYFNGWACFVVSIMIIGILTAIIGDLASHFGCTIGLKDSVTAVVFVAFGTSVPDTFASKVAATQDVYADASIGNVTGSNAVNVFLGIGLAWSVAAIYWASQGQEFRVSAGSLAFSVTLFTIFAFVCVSVLLYRRRPSIGGELGGSRGCRLATTLLFVTLWLLYILFATLEAYCYIKGF, via the exons CAGCTGATTTGGTGGAACGGAAGCTCTCAATGGAGGAAGAAGAAGCCAAACGTATCGCTGAAATGGGGAAACCTATTCTGGGGGAGCACCCAAAACTGGAGGTCATCATTGAAGAGTCTTATGAATTCAAA AGCACAGTGGACAAGCTCATTAAGAAGACTAACCTTGCCTTGGTGGTTGGAACTCATTCCTGGAGGGATCAGTTCATGGAAGCAATTACTGTCAGTGCTG CTGgagatgaagatgaagatgagtcTGGGGAAGAGCGTCTGCCATCTTGTTTTGACTACGTCATGCACTTTCTGACCGTCTTCTGGAAAGTACTTTTTGCGTGCGTTCCCCCCACGGAATATTTCAATGGATGGGCGTGCTTTGTTGTGTCAATCATGATCATCGGCATCCTTACCGCCATCATCGGAGACCTTGCTTCTCATTTTGGCTGCACCATTGGCTTGAAAGACTCTGTAACTGCTGTGGTGTTTGTGGCCTTCGGCACGTCAGTGCCTG ATACGTTTGCAAGCAAAGTTGCTGCTACACAGGATGTGTACGCAGATGCTTCAATTGGCAACGTGACCGGCAGCAATGCTGTCAATGTGTTCCTAGGCATTGGCCTAGCCTGGTCCGTGGCTGCCATCTACTGGGCTTCACAGGGACAGGAGTTCCGCGTTTCAGCCGGGAGCTTGGCTTTCTCAGTTACCCTCTTCACCATTTTTGCATTTGTCTGCGTCAGCGTCTTGCTGTATAGGAGGCGGCCTAGTATTGGTGGGGAACTGGGGGGCTCCAGGGGCTGCAGACTTGCAACAACTTTGCTCTTTGTAACCTTGTGGTTACTTTACATCTTATTTGCTACTCTGGAAGcctactgttacatcaaagggttCTAA
- the SLC8A3 gene encoding sodium/calcium exchanger 3 isoform X7, whose product MKRGISALLLNQAADLVERKLSMEEEEAKRIAEMGKPILGEHPKLEVIIEESYEFKSTVDKLIKKTNLALVVGTHSWRDQFMEAITVSAAGDEDEDESGEERLPSCFDYVMHFLTVFWKVLFACVPPTEYFNGWACFVVSIMIIGILTAIIGDLASHFGCTIGLKDSVTAVVFVAFGTSVPDTFASKVAATQDVYADASIGNVTGSNAVNVFLGIGLAWSVAAIYWASQGQEFRVSAGSLAFSVTLFTIFAFVCVSVLLYRRRPSIGGELGGSRGCRLATTLLFVTLWLLYILFATLEAYCYIKGF is encoded by the exons CAGCTGATTTGGTGGAACGGAAGCTCTCAATGGAGGAAGAAGAAGCCAAACGTATCGCTGAAATGGGGAAACCTATTCTGGGGGAGCACCCAAAACTGGAGGTCATCATTGAAGAGTCTTATGAATTCAAA AGCACAGTGGACAAGCTCATTAAGAAGACTAACCTTGCCTTGGTGGTTGGAACTCATTCCTGGAGGGATCAGTTCATGGAAGCAATTACTGTCAGTGCTG CTGgagatgaagatgaagatgagtcTGGGGAAGAGCGTCTGCCATCTTGTTTTGACTACGTCATGCACTTTCTGACCGTCTTCTGGAAAGTACTTTTTGCGTGCGTTCCCCCCACGGAATATTTCAATGGATGGGCGTGCTTTGTTGTGTCAATCATGATCATCGGCATCCTTACCGCCATCATCGGAGACCTTGCTTCTCATTTTGGCTGCACCATTGGCTTGAAAGACTCTGTAACTGCTGTGGTGTTTGTGGCCTTCGGCACGTCAGTGCCTG ATACGTTTGCAAGCAAAGTTGCTGCTACACAGGATGTGTACGCAGATGCTTCAATTGGCAACGTGACCGGCAGCAATGCTGTCAATGTGTTCCTAGGCATTGGCCTAGCCTGGTCCGTGGCTGCCATCTACTGGGCTTCACAGGGACAGGAGTTCCGCGTTTCAGCCGGGAGCTTGGCTTTCTCAGTTACCCTCTTCACCATTTTTGCATTTGTCTGCGTCAGCGTCTTGCTGTATAGGAGGCGGCCTAGTATTGGTGGGGAACTGGGGGGCTCCAGGGGCTGCAGACTTGCAACAACTTTGCTCTTTGTAACCTTGTGGTTACTTTACATCTTATTTGCTACTCTGGAAGcctactgttacatcaaagggttCTAA